From the Manis javanica isolate MJ-LG chromosome 11, MJ_LKY, whole genome shotgun sequence genome, one window contains:
- the LOC140844468 gene encoding Golgi-associated RAB2 interactor protein 4-like: MNSESLFPSYTAPRSPRLGIFNTAMGQLQRQLRQGEFDIFKSVPMFESDFVQISKRGTLSNMHGCPQIMTVGIANTNPFDPIPNVMLVAQLVGDCEKHVGCDQDTEGEGDRDTKELELTRLLPLKLVKISIHNRDKLQLRVKLITGRSFYLQLWAPPDKQEELFGYWEELIYLLRPPVEAYSSTHAVPAGDLFMSVFEEMDRSPKVAYFQIREGQEEVSIGSIHALEATAALSAASARGKQAQQDFHKGMTVTKSASEQLTTALAGAATEWPGGRKTNAVIAGAANTCPPECTASGSAVLSPEDSVRMATAGAAPASKIGGGEETGVSASPTSAPTLRREEAGRQVHLPPACTEVPNGFSSPAGMVADSHQRAGGDKIPHQPGDSTSDSLRALGEEEEGCCSSAHSRHDTTCKEVSPAHAPTAEESRASHKPGGTKSARSWPEIRSRIGSLWHNIKARVSGCAKPHRGGHSRQDLLGDHHKGDGQGLEAAGSRPWARSHKRDQGLGGDQGSGHTPTF; encoded by the coding sequence ATGAACAGTGAGTCTCTGTTTCCCTCTTACACGGCCCCGAGGAGCCCCAGGCTGGGCATATTCAACACCGCCATGGGGCAACTGCAGCGACAACTGCGCCAGGGAGAATTTGACATATTCAAGTCTGTCCCCATGTTTGAGAGCGACTTTGTACAGATCAGTAAACGGGGAACACTGAGCAACATGCACGGCTGCCCCCAGATCATGACCGTGGGCATAGCAAACACCAACCCCTTTGACCCAATACCAAACGTCATGCTGGTGGCACAGCTGGTCGGTGATTGCGAAAAGCATGTGGGGTGTGACCAGGACACcgagggagaaggggacagagATACAAAGGAGTTAGAGCTCACCAGGCTCCTCCCCTTAAAGCTGGTGAAGATCTCCATTCACAATCGTGACAAACTGCAGCTGCGCGTGAAGCTTATTACTGGCCGCTCCTTCTACCTGCAGCTGTGGGCCCCTCCGGACAAGCAGGAAGAGCTCTTTGGCTACTGGGAAGAGCTAATTTACCTCCTGAGGCCCCCGGTGGAAGCTTACAGTAGTACCCATGCCGTTCCAGCCGGGGACCTGTTCATGTCGGTGTTTGAGGAAATGGACAGGAGTCCCAAGGTagcatatttccaaataagggaAGGTCAGGAGGAGGTCAGCATTGGGAGCATCCATGCCCTGGAGGCGACTGCAGCCCTCTCTGCAGCTTCTGCCCGGGGGAAGCAGGCCCAACAGGACTTCCACAAAGGCATGACAGTCACCAAGTCTGCCTCGGAACAGCTGACCACAGCCCTAGCAGGGGCAGCCACTGAGTGGCCTGGAGGACGCAAAACCAACGCGGTTATTGCCGGTGCTGCCAACACGTGCCCTCCAGAGTGCACTGCCAGTGGGTCCGCTGTCCTCTCCCCGGAGGACAGTGTGAGGATGGCGACTGCAGGAGCAGCACCGGCCAGCAAGATCGGTGGAGGAGAAGAAACTGGAGTGTCAGCTTCTCCGACTTCCGCTCCTACCTTGcggagggaggaggctgggaggcaaGTGCACCTGCCTCCAGCCTGCACTGAGGTCCCCAACGGGTTCAGCTCTCCGGCCGGCATGGTAGCTGACAGCCACCAGAGGGCAGGCGGGGACAAGATACCCCACCAACCAGGGGACAGCACCTCAGACAGCCTGAGAGCCCtcggagaggaggaggaaggctgCTGCAGCTCCGCGCACAGCAGGCATGACACCACCTGCAAGGAGGTCAGCCCTGCCCACGCCCCCACCgctgaggagtccagagcctctCACAAACCAGGTGGGACAAAAAGTGCACGTTCCTGGCCTGAGATACGCAGCAGGATCGGCTCGCTGTGGCACAACATCAAAGCCAGAGTGAGCGGCTGCGCCAAGCCACACAGAGGTGGACACTCTAGACAGGACCTGCTGGGAGACCATCACAAAGGGGACGGCCAGGGACTGGAGGCGGCTGGGAGCAGACCCTGGGCCAGAAGCCACAAGAGAGACCAGGGCTTGGGAGGGGACCAGGGCTCAGGACATACccctacattttaa